In the genome of Gammaproteobacteria bacterium, the window CCACAACATTACTACACAGATATCCTGAGCCTTGAGCCATTGGGCTGTTTCTGCAAGCAGATTAGCGGGGATGGCATGTTGTTCAAATGTGTCTGAAACCATAAAATGCCATAGCTCACCATCATTATACAGGTATTCCATTTCAATTTCGACTATGTCGGCGCCAGGTAAGCTATCACCGGATTTAAAGGTTTTTTCTAGGATGCGGCCGGTTTTTAGGTTGCGTAGTTTAACGCGGTTAAATGCTTGGCCTTTGCCGGGTTTTACATATTCATTTTCTAAAATGCTGCAAGGATCACCGTCCAACATGACCTTGAGGCCGGCTTTGAATTCATTGGTGCTGTAATATGCCATGGTTGCTCACTTGTTAAGACTGACAGCTATACACTACCAGCCTTTATTGAGCAATGCCAGTAGTTGCTGGTGTCTTGGCGTCGTTATTTGTTTTCCATTTAACCGAAATCCCATTGTCATAACGCAAATCGACACTTTCAGCAGGTGTATCATCTGTGGCAAATATCTCGTGATAAACTCTGACAAAACGTTGCAGACGCGGTAAGGGGTCAGTGCGGCCAAGGAAAATTTTAGTGCCATTATTTAAGGTCAGATTGAGCGCCTGGCGGTCATTGGCGTCTAGTTCAGTAATCGTTAATTTTAAGGGAGCTAGGATGGCGCTCATATCATGGTAGTACTGTAATAGTGTCGTGAGTTGGTTGTCAGCGCCATTTAATATGGGTAATTTCGCAGGGAAAGTGTTAGCTGGGGGGGTGAAAAGTTTACCGGCAGCATTCACCAATGCTTGTTTACCCCATTGTGCAACGGCTTGCTGTTCAGTGATTTTAATGATGACAGTGTCCGGCCATACTCGATGAATATCGACATCGGCTACCCAAGGGGATTGTTGTAATACCCGTGTCAATTCTCGAGGATTTAGGTTGAAGAAACCTCGATCGACAAAGGGCAGGACTTGTTGAGCAATTGCATCATGGTCTAAATGCTGATAGTCCGCTTGGATTTTTACGACTTTTATAGGGAATTGATCTGGGTCTCTTATCAGATGCCAGCCCCAACCAAGGCTGACTAGCACAGCAATAGCAACCAGTAATTGAAATATACGATAGAGTCGAAACCCTAAACGATAAAGCGCTCCAGGGCTGGAAGTGGGGGATGGTGAGGGTGATTCCATAAAAAGTTTTTATCCAGAGCGTAACATAAACACCAAGAACGCAATAAATGCAATCAATAATAATGCCAGAATCGCTAAAGTACCAAAGCTTTTCCCCAGGTTTTCACGGGAAAACGCCAGGGGATTACTTTTAACCTGTCGATATAAAATAAAGGCGACTAAGATTGCGCCTAAAAGTAGCAGTATCTCTGACCATTGCACTAAGACACCTCATTAACTTGAATAATTTTCATGGTGTTTGTGCCGCCGTGAACGCCCATATGGTCACCTTTAGTAAAAATAATACGCTCTCCCGTGGCAATTAATCCCAAATCTTTTAAAGTTGCAATGGCGGTAGCGGTGACTTTTTCCGCTTCAGATTGTGTAGAATCGAAAAGAATAGGGAACACATCACGATACAATGTCATTTTACCTAATGTCGCCGCGTTACGGGTTAACGCATAAATGGGGATGTTGGTGCGCAGGCGTGACATCATCAAGGGGGTTGAGCCGGATTCGGTCAGTGTCAGTATCGCCTTAATATCTAAGTGATTAGCGGTATAAAGTGTGGCCATGGCGATGGCTTCGTCCGTGCGTTTGAATTGTAATTCCATGCGATGCCCAGAAACTTGAGTTTCAGGTTGCTTTTCCGCCGCAATACAAATCCGCGCCATGGTTTCGACGACTTTATCAGGATGATCGCCTACAGCAGTTTCAGCAGAGAGCATGACTGCATCCGATTGATCCAAAACGGCATTAGCGACGTCAGAGACTTCAGCGCGTGTGGGGACGGAGCTGTGAATCATGCTTTCCATCATTTGGGTAGCAGTAATCACTGGACGATCTAAAGCCCGGGCGCGGCGTATCATATGCTTTTGTGCCCCGGGGACTTCGGCATCACCAATTTCAACGGCGAGATCACCGCGTGCCACCATAATTGCATCAGATGCGCTAATGATTTCATCAATATTCACTACAGCTTCGGCGCGTTCAATTTTGGCGATAATGCCGGCATCACTGCCGGCGGCAGTGAGTAAATCACGAGCGATTTGGATATCGTTGGCATCGCGGGGAAAAGACACTGCAATGTAGTCGACATTAGCGGCCACGGCAACTAATAAATCTTCTTTATCTTTTTCGGTTAGCGCGGCGGCAGTTAAACCACCCCCCAGACGGTTGATGCCTTTATTGTTGGAGAGCTCACCGCCGACTTTAACGATGCAGATCACCCGTGGACCTTCGATTTTTTTGACCGTCAATACAATGCGACCATCATCTAGCAATAGCGTATCTTCAGGAGCTACATCTTCAGGTAGTTGTTTATAATCAATACCGACGCTGACATCTGTACCGGCTGTGACTGGAAGACTGGCATCTAAAATGAATTGCGCGCCTTTTTCTAATAGTACTTTACCTTTTTGAAAGCGGGAAATGCGGATTTTGGGACCTTGCAAGTCACCCATAATGCCCACGGTAACGCCTATTTTTTTAGCACACTCGCGTACGGCAGCAATGCGTGTTTGTGCCATGTCTGCGCCATGAGAAAAATTAATACGTACCATGTTGGTGCCCGCTTTTAGCAAACGTTCCATTACAGCAGGGTTATCGGTAGCAGGGCCTAAAGTAGCGACAATTTTTGTTCTTCTAATCGACATGCAGATTCCTCTAATAATAAAAAAATACATTATACCTTCTCCCCTTGTGGGAGAAGGGAAAAAGTCACGGCTGTAATAGCTCAATCACCCCCCAATTTCTTTCATCCATCTCCAAGCAGCAAGTTCCAGCGCAGCGATAGCAGGTAATTTTTTTCCTTCCAAAAATTCAAGAAACGCCCCGCCTCCCGTGGAAATATAAGACAATTTATCAGCAATATCATATTTTTCTATAGCAGCAATGGTATCTCCACCGCCTGCTAATGAAAAAGCATGGCTTTGCGCAATCGCTAAAGCGGTGGCTTTGGTGCCTTCGGCGAATGCATCCCATTCGAATACACCAACGGGGCCATTCCAGATAATAGATCCTGCTGCATTGATATGTTGCACGTAAAGCTTGGTGGTTTCTGGACCGATATCGAGTATACGTTCATCTTGAGCAACATCCGCAACTTTTCTTAAAATGGGGAGCGCATCTTTGGCAAAAGTTTTTGCAACGATCACATCAGAAGGAATAGGAATAGTGGCGTTGCGGGATTGTGCTTGTTGCATCAGGCGTTGTGCTTCCGGTACCAAGTCTGGTTCATAAAGAGATTGCCCTACGTTAAATCCTGCAGCAGCGATGAAAGTATTGGCAATACCACCGCCGACGATTAACTGGTCTACTTTATCTATTAAAGATTCTAATACCGAGAGTTTAGAAGAAACTTTAGAGCCGCCAACGATCGCCATCAATGGGCGTTTGGGATCGGCTAAAGCTTGATCGAGTGCTTCTAACTCTTTGACCAATAGTGGACCGGCACAGGCAATTGGGGCGAATTCAGCAACGCCACAGGTTGAGGCTTCAGCGCGGTGGGCAGTGGCAAAAGCATCCATGACAAACACATCGCACAAAGAGGCGATTTTCTTGGCTAATTGGGGATCATTATTTTTTTCGCCAGTATTAAATCGCACGTTTTCTAACATGAGTACTTCACCGGCAGCGACTTTAACTTCAGTATTCAGCCAATCACGCTGGAAGCGCACCGACTGTCCTAATAAATGTCCTAAATGTTCAGCGACTTTAGCAAGTGAGTATTTTTCTTCAAATACGCCTTCGGTTGGACGTCCCAGATGCGACATGACTATAACGTGACCATTTTTACGTAAGCAGTATTCGATAGTTGGCAGGGCGGCGAGAATGCGTAAATCACTGGTGATTTCACCATTTTCCATGGGGACATTTAAGTCCTCTCGAATCAAGACGCGTTTGTTTTCTATATCGACTTCATTTAGTTTAAGGATGGACATGTTTTATGGCTCGTTAAATAGGAAAGCTTTTTTTGTTGGGTAATTAGTAAAAACTGTTATTCCTGGGAAGGCGCACTAGTGTCTGGTAAAACTCTATATCCCCTCTCCCCTTGTGGGAGA includes:
- the efp gene encoding elongation factor P — encoded protein: MAYYSTNEFKAGLKVMLDGDPCSILENEYVKPGKGQAFNRVKLRNLKTGRILEKTFKSGDSLPGADIVEIEMEYLYNDGELWHFMVSDTFEQHAIPANLLAETAQWLKAQDICVVMLWNGQPLSVTPPNFVTLEVTETEPGIKGDTVSGATKPATLETGATIRVPLFVNVGDVLKVDTRTGAYVSRAK
- a CDS encoding cell division protein FtsQ/DivIB gives rise to the protein MESPSPSPTSSPGALYRLGFRLYRIFQLLVAIAVLVSLGWGWHLIRDPDQFPIKVVKIQADYQHLDHDAIAQQVLPFVDRGFFNLNPRELTRVLQQSPWVADVDIHRVWPDTVIIKITEQQAVAQWGKQALVNAAGKLFTPPANTFPAKLPILNGADNQLTTLLQYYHDMSAILAPLKLTITELDANDRQALNLTLNNGTKIFLGRTDPLPRLQRFVRVYHEIFATDDTPAESVDLRYDNGISVKWKTNNDAKTPATTGIAQ
- the pyk gene encoding pyruvate kinase — translated: MRRTKIVATLGPATDNPAVMERLLKAGTNMVRINFSHGADMAQTRIAAVRECAKKIGVTVGIMGDLQGPKIRISRFQKGKVLLEKGAQFILDASLPVTAGTDVSVGIDYKQLPEDVAPEDTLLLDDGRIVLTVKKIEGPRVICIVKVGGELSNNKGINRLGGGLTAAALTEKDKEDLLVAVAANVDYIAVSFPRDANDIQIARDLLTAAGSDAGIIAKIERAEAVVNIDEIISASDAIMVARGDLAVEIGDAEVPGAQKHMIRRARALDRPVITATQMMESMIHSSVPTRAEVSDVANAVLDQSDAVMLSAETAVGDHPDKVVETMARICIAAEKQPETQVSGHRMELQFKRTDEAIAMATLYTANHLDIKAILTLTESGSTPLMMSRLRTNIPIYALTRNAATLGKMTLYRDVFPILFDSTQSEAEKVTATAIATLKDLGLIATGERIIFTKGDHMGVHGGTNTMKIIQVNEVS
- a CDS encoding phosphoglycerate kinase, which produces MSILKLNEVDIENKRVLIREDLNVPMENGEITSDLRILAALPTIEYCLRKNGHVIVMSHLGRPTEGVFEEKYSLAKVAEHLGHLLGQSVRFQRDWLNTEVKVAAGEVLMLENVRFNTGEKNNDPQLAKKIASLCDVFVMDAFATAHRAEASTCGVAEFAPIACAGPLLVKELEALDQALADPKRPLMAIVGGSKVSSKLSVLESLIDKVDQLIVGGGIANTFIAAAGFNVGQSLYEPDLVPEAQRLMQQAQSRNATIPIPSDVIVAKTFAKDALPILRKVADVAQDERILDIGPETTKLYVQHINAAGSIIWNGPVGVFEWDAFAEGTKATALAIAQSHAFSLAGGGDTIAAIEKYDIADKLSYISTGGGAFLEFLEGKKLPAIAALELAAWRWMKEIGG